One Candidatus Micrarchaeia archaeon genomic window carries:
- a CDS encoding GNAT family N-acetyltransferase, whose amino-acid sequence MTFLFPIKKKVIEHSKPPWHIEPFHYKHFKLHNQFRLRKILAIGKKDYVKKFLSNIKKEGFIPPNFIFTANKENKVIGFVRYQITEDEKLHIYSIAVDYTKAEKGVSDALVQKCIETAKNANLSQIFAIIQANNFFSLGLFKRNGFEIEFLNPYEWIATLNL is encoded by the coding sequence ATGACTTTTTTATTCCCAATTAAAAAAAAGGTAATTGAACATTCAAAACCACCTTGGCATATAGAACCTTTTCATTATAAACACTTTAAGTTACATAATCAATTTAGATTAAGAAAAATTTTGGCAATTGGAAAAAAGGATTATGTTAAAAAATTTTTATCTAATATTAAAAAAGAAGGGTTTATTCCACCAAATTTTATTTTTACTGCTAACAAAGAGAATAAAGTAATAGGTTTTGTAAGATATCAAATCACTGAAGATGAAAAATTACATATTTATAGTATTGCAGTTGATTATACTAAGGCAGAAAAAGGAGTAAGTGATGCTTTGGTACAAAAATGTATTGAAACGGCAAAAAATGCAAATTTAAGCCAAATTTTTGCTATTATACAAGCAAATAATTTTTTTTCATTAGGATTATTTAAAAGAAACGGTTTTGAAATAGAGTTCCTTAATCCTTATGAATGGATTGCTACTTTAAACTTATAA
- a CDS encoding beta-propeller domain-containing protein — translation MNKKIMLFGFVIFASFLIFGCINIPEPHENRSILNAFNENKEFEFIPAERLENIEKIIQLSDTYYYGSSFIMRDTMQVDMAMPTGAIAEESMVKSPNDFSTTNVQVFGIDELDIVKIDSLTGNKIYYLNGDKLNLINSYPIENMEVYKSINTEYGNGIYEYKNSIMTISYNKIETFDKNGNSKWYANLNATYLDSRMKDGIVYLILQESPTYPYTPKPIRICGELGCNQIEIDYADIYIPRNMDGNVFYDILSIDIENGEVLDKKTFMGPYSSTTYVSEENIYFAMYKNNPESQVMFYYLLDEGKNLINNEVYNRLIYLNALNISDQAKTVEFEIIMQSIYQGLTNEERAELSNDLQKGYSSYVLKYPEKKEYTGILKVSYLNGELEMAETGKIPGRLLNQFSMDEYENNLRIAFTFGNRDDSQNGLIILDKEMNELSRITGMAEGERIYAIRFIGETGYMVTYRQIDPLFIIDLSNPSKPEVKGELKVPGYSTYLHPIGDNKLIGIGQDDWKMKISLFDVSNPSKPLELDSFITEEGWSEALYNHHAFLWDPNNNFAIIPMGNKNYVFEIKNSEEIGMRKIIEENAVRNLYVDNILYVISYNKISAYSMDDFSEIKYINIEGSNYPVGYY, via the coding sequence ATGAATAAAAAAATTATGTTATTTGGTTTTGTAATTTTTGCATCATTCTTAATATTCGGATGTATAAACATACCAGAACCACATGAAAATAGAAGTATATTAAATGCATTTAATGAAAATAAAGAATTCGAATTTATTCCAGCAGAAAGATTAGAAAATATTGAAAAGATAATTCAATTATCTGATACATATTACTATGGATCTTCATTTATAATGAGAGATACCATGCAAGTAGATATGGCAATGCCTACTGGAGCAATAGCTGAAGAATCAATGGTTAAATCTCCAAATGATTTTTCAACAACAAATGTTCAAGTTTTTGGTATAGATGAATTAGATATAGTAAAAATAGATAGTTTAACTGGAAATAAAATTTACTATTTAAACGGAGATAAACTAAATTTAATTAATTCTTATCCTATAGAAAATATGGAAGTATATAAATCTATAAATACTGAATATGGGAATGGAATTTATGAATATAAAAATTCAATAATGACAATTTCTTATAATAAAATAGAAACATTTGATAAAAATGGAAATTCAAAATGGTATGCAAATTTAAATGCAACATATCTTGATTCAAGAATGAAAGACGGAATTGTATATTTAATTTTACAAGAATCCCCCACTTATCCTTATACCCCAAAACCAATTAGAATTTGTGGAGAGTTAGGATGTAATCAAATAGAAATTGACTATGCAGATATTTATATTCCTAGAAATATGGATGGAAATGTGTTTTATGATATACTATCAATAGATATTGAAAATGGAGAAGTATTAGATAAAAAAACATTTATGGGGCCTTATTCTTCAACAACATATGTTTCTGAAGAAAATATATATTTTGCAATGTATAAAAATAATCCAGAAAGTCAAGTAATGTTTTATTATTTATTAGACGAAGGAAAAAATTTAATTAATAATGAAGTATATAACAGATTAATTTATTTAAACGCATTAAATATTTCAGACCAAGCAAAAACAGTTGAATTTGAAATAATAATGCAGTCAATATATCAAGGATTAACAAATGAAGAAAGAGCAGAATTATCCAATGACCTTCAAAAAGGATATTCTTCTTATGTACTAAAATACCCAGAGAAAAAAGAATATACTGGTATTTTAAAAGTATCATATTTAAACGGAGAATTAGAAATGGCTGAAACTGGAAAAATACCTGGAAGACTATTAAACCAGTTCTCAATGGATGAATATGAAAATAATTTAAGAATTGCTTTTACATTTGGAAATCGAGATGATTCACAAAATGGATTAATTATCTTAGATAAAGAAATGAATGAGCTTTCAAGAATAACTGGAATGGCAGAAGGTGAAAGAATTTATGCAATAAGATTTATTGGAGAAACAGGATATATGGTCACATATAGACAAATTGATCCATTATTTATTATTGACTTATCAAACCCTTCAAAACCAGAAGTTAAAGGAGAATTAAAAGTTCCTGGATATTCAACTTATCTACATCCAATAGGAGATAATAAATTAATTGGAATAGGGCAAGATGATTGGAAAATGAAAATATCATTATTTGATGTTTCAAATCCTTCAAAACCACTGGAATTAGATTCTTTTATAACAGAAGAAGGATGGAGTGAAGCACTGTATAATCATCATGCATTCTTATGGGACCCAAATAATAATTTTGCAATAATCCCTATGGGAAATAAAAATTATGTATTTGAAATAAAAAATTCTGAAGAAATTGGAATGCGTAAAATAATAGAAGAAAACGCAGTTAGGAATTTATATGTAGATAATATTTTATATGTTATTTCATATAATAAAATAAGCGCATATTCAATGGATGATTTTTCAGAGATAAAATACATAAATATCGAAGGTAGTAATTATCCAGTAGGATATTACTAA